The Yersinia entomophaga nucleotide sequence TATATCCCTTCTCGACGACGTGATGAAGACATCCTCTAAAAATGATTTATTGGTCGTCATCCGATATTGTTCATGGTTATTTTCCGTATACGCTATTTATGTGGTCATTAGGCAATTAAAAGCATTGCATGAATTTAGAAAGTTGATTGAGAAAATAAACTTAACAATATTATTAGGTAAGTTGAAAAGGGCATCTGCGTCTTAAAAAAGAGTGGGTAATCCCCACATATTGATACTTATTGTGAGGGTTTAAAAGCGCCATGTGATTAGATATAACCTATGGAACACATGGTTTTTCTCCGGTTAAGCGTTCAGGCGCTATGATGCCGGATTGTTGAGCACGGAACAGGTGATGGGCGTTGTGCGGAGGATGGCACAAACATCTGAGGGGGAGAGCAGTAACGCCGCAAAAATATTATTGCGGCATTAAAATATCAGGTCAATTTATTGACTATTTTTCAGTAACCGAATCGTTTTATCTTCGATGACAAATCGCTTTTCAAATGCAGCACCAATCATAACACCGCCCCAAGCATGGCTGACTAACTCATTGACCAATTCGCATTCAGTAATCAATGGCCTGAAAACTTCGGTACTTACTTCCAGATGTTTAATCCCTGTGCCTTTCTTGGAGTTGGTAGGTTTAAAGCCTGTCCCCGTTGAAAAGTCATTATCTTCTGGAGAAGACCAACCAATAAACCAAGTTCCATGAATGATTTCGTTTCTACGTTCAATCAGGTTAGTCACCCGATTATTGATTTTAGCTAATATGTTTTTCTGTTCCTCATTTAGCTCTGCGCTAACCATAAGAACGGAATGAAAAGCCTTTGATAGTGGATAAGCTGTCAGCTCAGCCGTAAGGGCATGGGTGATTTGTTGGTTCTGCAACCCGTGGCGCCCGGATAGCGCTACAATACCTGTTCTCATAGCAAAACAAACTAATTCAAACTTGGCTGTAAATTCGCCCACCAAAGCATATTGCTCCTGGGTTTGTGCTAACCTTCTGGCTTCCCGCTCTTGATCTGACATCAGTCTCTATACCATTTATTTAAATCATTTATTCGCACAGAAACGATTGAATTTCTGGCAACCGTGCCAAACAATATAAACGTTATTACAGTGCTAGCACATGCTCATCTGGTGTTTATTCAGATTGTTTGGTGCCCCAACCCATATCGCCAAACCTCATTAGACAGCGTAGCCATATCCGCCAGTACGCTGGTGACGGTCTCCGTCTTCAACGTTTACAGCAGAACCAGACTGTCATTTTTATCATTACTATGAGCCACTTACAGAATTCTCTCGACAGGCTGCGCCGCTGTTTTCAGTCGTGAGATCAATCGCCGTCAGCGTCACGCGGGGTTCCCAGCGCATGACTGCGCCATACACCGCCGCCATCATTTTGAGCCGTAAGGCGGGGTTCTGCGGCTGATCAATCAGCGTGGACAGCAGCGAACCGTATTCCCGACGCATCACTCTGGAGCCTTGCGGCGTGATTAAAATATCGCTGATAGACTGGCGAATGTGAGCCATATCGGTAATGGCTTTACCTGTCTGCGCATTCATGCCGAGATAAGTCATTGCGGCCCCCCGGAGGAATCACCGCCACCTTTGACGCCGCCGTGTTGATGGGTGTGAACCACAATGCCGTTTGAGGTCAGATTGCCACCGGAATGGTTAAAGTTGCCTCGCGCCTCACCGCCTTCTTCAATCAGAAGGGTTCGGGTAATCAGGTGTTGAGTACATTTCACCACTGGCGTGGTGAGGGTGATCGAGGTTTCGGCCACG carries:
- a CDS encoding GPW/gp25 family protein, encoding MTYLGMNAQTGKAITDMAHIRQSISDILITPQGSRVMRREYGSLLSTLIDQPQNPALRLKMMAAVYGAVMRWEPRVTLTAIDLTTENSGAACRENSVSGS